From a single Micromonospora sp. WMMD1102 genomic region:
- a CDS encoding superoxide dismutase: MIRRRSVLTGVAALGVAAAVGTAERASAHAPGVRPRKRFPDTFDLPDGWMPEGIAIGALPFAYFGSRYDGAIYRVDLATGEGRVLGEGPGPDLPSIGLKLDGRGRLFVAGGGSGLGRIVDARSGQVLANLYFTVDSTFVNDVVLTRHAAYFTDSSNPVLYVVPTGRGAGADDVRGLPLTGDIVYAAGINANGICRTPDGRALLVVQSNTGLLFRVDPRSGVTRQVDLGGELLTNGDGLLLDGRTLYAVLNRLNTVAVLRLSPDGRSGRIVERLTDPRFDVPTAVASYGNRLYLPNARFTTPPTPETPYTAVAISKP, translated from the coding sequence ATGATCCGACGACGTAGTGTCCTGACCGGCGTCGCCGCGCTGGGGGTCGCCGCCGCGGTCGGCACCGCGGAGAGGGCGAGCGCGCACGCCCCCGGCGTACGTCCCCGGAAGCGGTTCCCCGACACCTTCGACCTGCCCGACGGCTGGATGCCGGAGGGGATCGCGATCGGTGCGCTGCCGTTCGCGTACTTCGGTTCCCGCTACGACGGGGCGATCTACCGGGTCGACCTGGCCACCGGCGAGGGCCGGGTGCTCGGCGAGGGACCGGGTCCGGACCTCCCGTCGATCGGGCTGAAGCTGGACGGCCGGGGCCGGCTCTTCGTGGCCGGCGGCGGGTCCGGCCTCGGCCGGATCGTGGACGCCCGGAGCGGCCAGGTGCTCGCGAACCTGTATTTCACCGTCGACTCGACCTTCGTCAACGACGTGGTGCTGACCCGGCACGCGGCGTACTTCACCGACTCGTCGAACCCGGTGCTGTACGTGGTGCCGACCGGGCGCGGTGCCGGCGCCGACGACGTACGCGGGCTGCCGCTGACCGGGGACATCGTCTACGCCGCCGGCATCAACGCCAACGGCATCTGCCGGACCCCGGACGGTCGGGCCCTGCTGGTGGTGCAGTCCAACACCGGCCTGCTGTTCCGGGTGGACCCCCGCTCCGGCGTGACCCGGCAGGTGGACCTCGGCGGGGAACTGCTCACCAACGGCGACGGGCTGCTGCTGGATGGCCGGACGCTCTACGCGGTGCTCAACCGGCTCAACACGGTGGCCGTACTGCGACTCTCCCCGGACGGCCGCTCGGGCCGGATCGTCGAACGGCTGACCGATCCCCGGTTCGACGTCCCGACCGCGGTCGCCTCGTACGGTAACCGGCTCTACCTGCCGAACGCGCGGTTCACCACCCCGCCGACGCCGGAGACCCCGTACACCGCCGTGGCGATCAGCAAGCCGTAG
- a CDS encoding GNAT family N-acetyltransferase, protein MGTVALRPVRDADLDALFAQSRDPDAVRMAAFTVSDPDDRAGFDARLARLRTSTDVMIRAVTWNGALVGSIGSFVVDGHTEITYWVDRAMWGRGVASAALSLFLGLVTVRPLRARAASDNAGSLRVLRKAGFEVVGFETSYAPGRRAEVAETILRLDR, encoded by the coding sequence ATGGGGACAGTGGCGCTGCGGCCGGTGCGGGACGCCGATCTCGACGCGCTGTTCGCGCAGTCGCGCGACCCGGACGCGGTCCGGATGGCGGCCTTCACCGTCAGTGACCCTGACGACCGGGCTGGCTTCGACGCCCGGCTCGCCCGGCTGCGCACCTCCACGGACGTGATGATCCGGGCTGTCACCTGGAACGGTGCACTGGTCGGCAGCATCGGCAGCTTCGTCGTCGACGGCCACACCGAGATCACCTACTGGGTCGACCGGGCGATGTGGGGGCGCGGTGTCGCCAGCGCGGCGCTGTCGCTCTTCCTCGGTCTGGTCACCGTCCGGCCACTGCGCGCCCGGGCCGCCAGCGACAACGCCGGCTCGCTGCGGGTGCTCCGCAAGGCCGGGTTCGAGGTCGTCGGGTTCGAGACCTCGTACGCGCCGGGGCGACGGGCCGAGGTGGCGGAGACGATCCTCCGGCTCGACAGGTAG
- a CDS encoding histidine kinase — translation MELARRLRWPGRGRAAASAGTADVDGGRATARRTVRDWVVDSLLFGLALFFWAWTWRSAPMYYFDSIPGWMVTIDPWVGAVGCLALWWRRRFPILLGVAMVLVLMLAATGLGAALVAVLSVAVHRNWLPATLVTVLHVGPSLSFGYENPPPGVTRWAYLTLILLMYLVPLGWGIAVRARRQLIANLRREVDRARNEHRQRLAGARRAERERIAREMHDVLAHRISLISVHAGALAYRTAQADAGAGAPLGAAEVGGAIEVIRDNARQALVELGDVLAVLRPEQGDRDGVEQSEQGDRDGVEQADPEVGTAGQETGTADEWVSHRSAPQPRLADIFRLVQEAQVSGQRVSFEMVCAPGAAESLRPAMQRTVYRTVQEGLTNARKHAGQTEVTVRVEIEPGTGIVATITNPLPSPLPLPSSPLPSSPLSAPSPLSSPDARGRPAEYAAQAAVDLPGAGAGLTGLAERLALDGGTIEHGVVGGTFRLRTRLPWPA, via the coding sequence ATGGAACTGGCCAGACGCCTTCGGTGGCCCGGCCGAGGTCGTGCCGCCGCGTCAGCGGGGACCGCCGACGTCGACGGCGGCAGGGCGACGGCCCGACGCACCGTGCGGGACTGGGTCGTGGACTCCCTGCTCTTCGGCCTGGCGCTGTTCTTCTGGGCGTGGACCTGGCGCAGCGCGCCGATGTACTACTTCGACTCGATCCCCGGCTGGATGGTCACGATCGACCCCTGGGTCGGTGCCGTCGGCTGCCTGGCCCTGTGGTGGCGGCGGCGCTTTCCGATCCTCCTCGGCGTCGCGATGGTGCTGGTGCTGATGCTGGCGGCGACCGGGCTCGGCGCGGCCCTGGTCGCGGTGCTCAGCGTCGCGGTGCACCGCAACTGGCTGCCGGCGACCCTGGTCACCGTGCTGCACGTGGGGCCCTCGCTGTCGTTCGGCTACGAGAATCCGCCGCCCGGCGTGACCCGGTGGGCGTATCTCACGCTGATCCTGCTGATGTACCTGGTGCCGCTCGGCTGGGGGATCGCGGTCCGGGCCCGGCGGCAGCTCATCGCCAACCTGCGTCGCGAGGTCGACCGGGCACGGAACGAGCACCGGCAACGGCTGGCCGGAGCGCGGCGGGCGGAACGGGAGCGGATCGCCCGGGAGATGCACGACGTACTGGCGCACCGGATCTCGCTGATCTCGGTGCACGCGGGCGCGTTGGCGTACCGGACGGCGCAGGCCGACGCCGGTGCCGGGGCGCCGTTGGGTGCGGCGGAGGTCGGCGGGGCGATCGAGGTGATCCGGGACAACGCCCGGCAGGCCCTGGTCGAGCTGGGCGACGTGCTCGCCGTACTCCGGCCGGAGCAGGGGGACCGGGACGGCGTCGAGCAGTCGGAGCAGGGGGATCGGGACGGCGTCGAGCAGGCGGACCCGGAAGTTGGTACGGCCGGTCAGGAAACCGGTACGGCCGACGAGTGGGTGTCGCACCGGTCGGCGCCGCAGCCGAGGCTGGCCGACATCTTCCGGCTGGTGCAGGAGGCGCAGGTGTCCGGTCAGCGGGTGTCGTTCGAGATGGTCTGCGCACCCGGTGCGGCCGAGTCGCTGCGGCCGGCGATGCAGCGCACGGTCTACCGCACCGTCCAGGAGGGGCTGACAAACGCCCGGAAGCACGCCGGCCAGACCGAGGTTACGGTACGGGTGGAAATCGAGCCCGGCACCGGCATCGTCGCGACGATCACCAACCCGCTGCCGTCACCGCTGCCGCTGCCGTCATCTCCGCTGCCGTCGTCCCCGCTGTCGGCACCGTCGCCGCTGTCGTCGCCGGATGCTCGCGGACGGCCGGCGGAGTACGCCGCGCAGGCGGCCGTCGACCTGCCCGGGGCCGGTGCAGGGCTGACCGGGCTCGCAGAGCGGCTGGCCCTGGACGGCGGCACCATCGAGCACGGCGTGGTCGGCGGGACCTTCCGGCTCCGCACCCGGCTACCCTGGCCGGCATGA
- a CDS encoding DUF998 domain-containing protein, which yields MSPRRLTRLLLWCGVVGPPLFVLVFLVDGATRTGYDPTYHPVSALSLGPRGWIQITNFVLAGLLVLGFAVGLRRALRPGRADVWAPLAVGVFGLGLLLSGVFVMDPAHGYPPGAPLDGSATGLPGVLHDNLGIVVFGSLPVACFVLARRSAGRPTGRAWLGYDLLTGLAGLALFVVFGTAWETDNPSAGLIQRALIAVDWTWTTVLALRLLAETGRRTGALR from the coding sequence ATGTCACCGCGTCGGCTGACCCGACTACTGCTCTGGTGTGGAGTCGTCGGACCGCCGCTGTTCGTCCTGGTGTTCCTGGTCGACGGCGCCACCCGGACCGGCTACGACCCGACGTACCACCCGGTGAGTGCCCTGAGCCTCGGCCCGCGCGGCTGGATCCAGATCACCAATTTCGTACTGGCCGGCCTGCTGGTGCTCGGCTTCGCCGTCGGGCTGCGCCGCGCCCTGCGTCCGGGCCGGGCCGACGTCTGGGCGCCGCTGGCGGTTGGCGTGTTCGGGCTCGGGCTGCTGCTCTCCGGCGTCTTCGTGATGGACCCGGCCCACGGCTATCCGCCCGGTGCCCCGCTGGACGGCAGCGCCACCGGTCTGCCGGGCGTACTGCACGACAATCTCGGCATCGTGGTGTTCGGGTCGCTGCCGGTCGCCTGCTTCGTGCTGGCCCGCCGCTCCGCCGGCCGTCCGACCGGTCGCGCCTGGCTCGGGTACGACCTGCTGACCGGGCTCGCCGGCCTGGCCCTGTTCGTCGTCTTCGGTACGGCGTGGGAGACCGACAACCCGTCGGCCGGCCTGATCCAACGAGCGTTGATCGCCGTCGACTGGACCTGGACCACCGTCCTCGCCCTCAGGCTGCTCGCCGAGACCGGTCGTCGCACCGGCGCGCTGCGGTAA
- a CDS encoding response regulator transcription factor produces the protein MTSGATPGPQPAATGAGPAIRVLLVDDDALVRTGLRLMLGGAPDIEVVGETADGADVADAVTRLRPDVVLMDVRMPLLDGIAATRAITARSGQRPEVIVLTTFDADATILDALRNGAAGFLVKHTPPEQIVDAVRRAAAGEPVLSPTVARTLIDHVAGVAPHRRPDQRHPDQRRHRARERFGLLSERERAVAVAVAEGLSNGEIADRLFLSVGTVKAYVSSALAKLDLDNRIQLALLAHDARDE, from the coding sequence ATGACTTCGGGAGCCACGCCCGGTCCGCAGCCGGCCGCCACGGGTGCCGGGCCGGCCATCCGGGTACTCCTGGTCGACGACGACGCGCTGGTCCGGACCGGCCTGCGGCTGATGCTCGGCGGGGCGCCCGACATCGAGGTCGTCGGTGAGACGGCGGACGGTGCCGACGTCGCCGACGCGGTGACCCGGCTGCGCCCGGACGTGGTGCTGATGGACGTCCGGATGCCGCTGCTGGACGGGATCGCCGCGACCCGGGCGATCACCGCCCGCTCCGGGCAGCGTCCGGAGGTGATCGTGCTGACCACCTTCGACGCCGACGCGACGATCCTCGACGCGCTCCGCAACGGCGCGGCCGGGTTCCTGGTCAAGCACACCCCGCCGGAGCAGATCGTCGACGCCGTCCGCCGGGCCGCCGCAGGTGAGCCGGTGCTCTCCCCGACGGTCGCCCGTACCCTGATCGACCACGTCGCTGGCGTCGCACCGCACCGCCGCCCCGACCAGCGTCACCCGGACCAGCGCCGGCATCGGGCCCGGGAGCGGTTCGGGCTGCTCTCCGAGCGGGAACGTGCCGTCGCCGTCGCGGTGGCGGAGGGGCTGTCGAACGGCGAGATCGCCGACCGGCTGTTCCTCTCGGTCGGCACCGTCAAGGCGTACGTCTCCAGCGCGCTGGCAAAGCTCGACCTGGACAACCGGATCCAGCTCGCGCTGCTCGCCCACGACGCACGCGACGAATAA
- a CDS encoding PH domain-containing protein gives MGQQQPHTAPPPTAPDPDTASDSPTTPTGPAGGRAVAASRPVEAAGPGPAVLAGSLGLRPLRHRVDRRAVGWWSTRVIIGVAPLVAALCVGYAVLPAARSWLGPILLVAVPAWLAYLVVVPSWRYAVHGWEVTPEAVYAVSGWFVREWRAAPISRIQTVDTVRGPLEQLFGLATVTVTTASASGPVVLVGLDADLAARTAGRLTEIVRQASGDAT, from the coding sequence ATGGGACAGCAGCAGCCGCACACCGCCCCACCGCCGACCGCCCCGGATCCGGACACGGCCTCCGACAGCCCGACGACCCCGACCGGCCCGGCCGGCGGTCGGGCCGTCGCGGCGTCGCGGCCGGTGGAGGCCGCCGGGCCGGGGCCCGCGGTGCTGGCCGGGTCGCTGGGCTTGCGCCCGCTCCGGCACCGGGTCGACCGCCGGGCGGTCGGCTGGTGGAGCACCCGGGTGATCATCGGCGTCGCGCCGCTGGTCGCGGCCCTGTGCGTCGGGTACGCCGTGCTGCCCGCCGCCCGGAGCTGGCTCGGCCCGATCCTGCTGGTGGCGGTACCGGCCTGGCTGGCGTACCTGGTCGTGGTGCCGTCCTGGCGGTACGCCGTACACGGTTGGGAGGTCACCCCGGAGGCCGTGTACGCGGTGTCGGGGTGGTTCGTCCGGGAGTGGCGGGCCGCCCCGATCTCCCGGATCCAGACCGTCGACACGGTCCGGGGGCCACTGGAACAACTCTTCGGACTGGCCACGGTGACCGTGACGACGGCCTCGGCGAGCGGCCCGGTCGTACTCGTGGGACTCGACGCGGACCTCGCCGCCCGGACCGCCGGCCGGCTGACCGAGATCGTCCGACAGGCCTCAGGGGACGCGACGTGA
- a CDS encoding NlpC/P60 family protein, protein MLTKKTARQHRTLSAILIAVPVFLATSFAMASPAVAAPIDNPSTEIPVGCPGARAVIQVEWEGTRSAKVHWELTDTSSDGKSPLIKIVANDGSGSGKSWVFRNDEVVFAVDGGYGASASGGGHSWDPGGIAQFNNLEVKVSNGSSGQGTICSVTKTTYNYTRLAYQYALNQSDKRYVLGAEGPDAYDCSGLVKFGYERVTNFPGWGSVRSSAQQYEWARSEANNNNADLSNLKSRDAIQVSRSKLKIGDLVFYSGHVGFYAGGGQLYSAMSPSAGIGYTSVDYTTPLGYYRVVGVTG, encoded by the coding sequence ATGCTCACGAAGAAGACCGCGCGGCAACACCGGACACTCTCAGCGATCCTGATTGCGGTGCCGGTGTTCCTCGCCACCAGCTTCGCCATGGCTTCGCCGGCCGTGGCCGCGCCGATCGACAACCCGAGCACCGAAATCCCGGTCGGCTGCCCGGGGGCTCGCGCGGTCATCCAGGTCGAGTGGGAGGGCACCCGCTCCGCCAAGGTGCACTGGGAGTTGACCGACACCAGCTCGGACGGCAAGTCGCCGCTGATCAAGATCGTCGCCAACGACGGGTCCGGCTCCGGCAAGAGCTGGGTCTTCCGGAACGACGAGGTGGTGTTCGCGGTCGACGGCGGCTACGGCGCATCCGCCAGCGGCGGCGGCCACTCCTGGGATCCGGGCGGGATCGCCCAGTTCAACAACCTCGAGGTGAAGGTCAGCAACGGCTCGAGTGGCCAGGGAACCATCTGCTCGGTGACGAAGACGACCTACAACTACACCCGGCTCGCCTACCAGTACGCGCTCAACCAGAGCGACAAGCGCTACGTCCTGGGCGCCGAGGGCCCGGACGCGTACGACTGCTCGGGTCTCGTCAAGTTCGGCTACGAACGCGTGACCAACTTCCCCGGATGGGGCAGCGTCAGGTCGTCGGCGCAGCAGTACGAGTGGGCACGCTCGGAGGCCAACAACAACAACGCCGACCTCAGCAACCTCAAGAGTCGCGATGCCATCCAGGTCAGCCGCAGCAAGCTCAAGATCGGTGACCTGGTCTTCTACAGCGGTCACGTCGGCTTCTACGCGGGCGGCGGGCAGTTGTACTCGGCCATGAGCCCGAGTGCGGGAATCGGCTACACCAGCGTCGACTACACGACCCCGCTTGGCTACTACCGGGTGGTCGGTGTCACCGGCTAG
- a CDS encoding PH domain-containing protein, with amino-acid sequence MTPAPEIPWRRLDARIIWVDVLYALLSLIPAGLALLVADEPRAGTLLPVLAVAVGGVLGAARDALRWVKTRYRLSGELVELRTGLLVRQYRTLRRERIRTVSTTARLRHRLAGLRVLTVGVGQPGAAGYEALQLDAVTRTVAEELRRELLAGSPQAAPVGAEVGVGDESPGAQVFARIRWSWLCYNVFSVWALVTAAGLLWGGYWLARSFGFDAAGFVAGLLDWRALGPWRTGVIAFVGVGTLGVLGMAVAFVAENWAFRLVRVDTPTGAVLRTSQGLFRTREVNRDVGRLRGVEISEPLLWRWMGMADTNVISTGLTIWSMTPATTILPRGPVGVARRVAARVLDLDAGASPFAVPLRRHPPAALRRRLGWAVLFTLAVTGLLAWLGGDVRAVPAWLGGDVLRVPGWLWLVGVGLLPVALGAAVVAWRALGHGIVGDHLVVRSGLVSRSTVALSRPAVIGWRLRQSLPQRRLGLATLVATTAAGHGRYAAVDVPARSVVGFAEQVVPGLLAPLVGNAPVDQLPGPDASTLEETCHRVG; translated from the coding sequence GTGACCCCGGCACCCGAGATTCCATGGCGGCGGCTGGACGCCCGGATCATCTGGGTCGACGTGCTCTACGCGCTGCTGTCGCTCATACCCGCCGGTCTGGCCCTGCTCGTCGCCGACGAGCCGCGGGCCGGCACCCTGCTCCCGGTGCTCGCGGTGGCCGTGGGTGGGGTTCTCGGCGCGGCCCGGGACGCGCTGCGCTGGGTCAAGACCCGCTACCGGCTCAGCGGGGAGCTGGTGGAGCTTCGGACCGGCCTGCTGGTCCGGCAGTACCGGACGCTGCGGCGGGAGCGCATCCGCACCGTCAGTACGACCGCGCGGCTGCGGCACCGACTCGCCGGGTTGCGGGTGCTCACCGTCGGGGTCGGCCAACCGGGTGCGGCCGGCTACGAGGCGTTGCAGCTCGACGCGGTCACCCGAACAGTGGCCGAGGAGCTTCGCCGGGAGCTGCTGGCCGGCTCGCCGCAGGCGGCGCCCGTCGGTGCTGAGGTCGGTGTCGGCGACGAGTCGCCCGGAGCGCAGGTCTTCGCCCGGATCCGCTGGTCGTGGCTCTGCTACAACGTCTTCAGCGTCTGGGCACTGGTCACGGCGGCCGGTCTGCTCTGGGGCGGCTACTGGCTGGCGCGGTCGTTCGGCTTCGACGCGGCCGGGTTCGTCGCCGGACTGCTCGACTGGCGGGCCCTCGGTCCGTGGCGTACCGGCGTGATCGCGTTCGTCGGCGTCGGCACGCTCGGGGTGCTGGGCATGGCGGTCGCGTTCGTCGCCGAGAACTGGGCCTTCCGGCTGGTTCGCGTCGACACCCCGACCGGCGCCGTGCTGCGTACGTCGCAGGGCCTGTTCCGGACCCGGGAGGTGAACCGGGACGTCGGTCGGCTGCGCGGGGTGGAGATCTCCGAGCCGCTGCTCTGGCGCTGGATGGGGATGGCGGACACCAACGTCATCTCCACCGGGCTGACGATCTGGAGCATGACGCCGGCCACCACGATCCTGCCGCGCGGCCCGGTAGGCGTGGCTCGGAGGGTGGCCGCCCGGGTGCTGGACCTCGACGCCGGGGCGAGCCCGTTCGCCGTACCGTTGCGTCGGCATCCGCCGGCCGCGCTGCGCCGCCGGCTCGGCTGGGCGGTGCTGTTCACGCTCGCCGTCACCGGCCTACTGGCCTGGCTGGGCGGGGACGTGCGGGCGGTGCCGGCCTGGCTGGGCGGGGATGTGCTAAGGGTGCCCGGCTGGCTGTGGCTGGTCGGCGTGGGGCTGCTGCCGGTGGCGCTGGGTGCGGCGGTGGTGGCGTGGCGGGCGCTCGGGCACGGGATCGTCGGCGACCACCTGGTGGTCCGGTCCGGGTTGGTCAGCCGGAGCACGGTGGCGCTGTCCCGGCCGGCGGTGATCGGCTGGCGACTGCGTCAGTCGCTGCCGCAACGGCGCCTCGGCCTGGCCACCCTGGTCGCGACGACCGCGGCCGGGCACGGCCGGTACGCGGCGGTGGACGTGCCCGCCCGGAGCGTGGTCGGCTTCGCCGAGCAGGTGGTACCCGGCCTGCTCGCCCCGCTGGTCGGCAACGCACCCGTCGACCAGCTGCCCGGCCCGGACGCGTCAACTCTGGAGGAGACATGTCACCGCGTCGGCTGA
- a CDS encoding NCS1 family nucleobase:cation symporter-1: MSTEARATAPHDPLAVGPDPHPDLHNDDLAPLPQSRRRWGWFEIFNVWTNDVQSLAGYTLAASLFITAGINGWWVFAAIVLAGLFVNYLVNLTGEPSVRYGIPYAVMARSGMGVRGAMFPALVRGIVAIFWYGAQTYFASTAVALALNAVLGTSGGPEVLGMTGIDWISYLIVAAIQIVLFVRGISWIEKFLNIAGPAVYVVMVLLLVAIWVQAGDDLLPAVGNIFSNDEVQGWRAVTAFLGVVGTTVAYFSAVVINFGDFSRFSRTQGGMKIGNFTGLPVSLAFFTFLSLFITAGAYVVYQGGEGEPQTNPAAIVGQVDNTVLTVVAALTFLVATIGINLVANFIPPAYDLSNLSPQRISFRRGGYLTAAFGFVIGALWVAVIDQIGLPKFVDTLGAVLAPLYGILVADYYLVQRRNLHVRDLYSMEPAGRYHYVRGWNLRAIWAFLVAAVFSVAAVWVPWLVELSGFAWAIGAIIGAVLYVALMRSAPSSPPRTQVPAGQP; the protein is encoded by the coding sequence GTGTCCACCGAAGCCCGCGCCACCGCACCGCACGATCCGTTGGCCGTCGGCCCGGACCCGCATCCGGACCTGCACAACGACGACCTGGCTCCGCTGCCGCAGTCCCGGCGCCGCTGGGGCTGGTTCGAGATCTTCAACGTCTGGACCAACGACGTGCAGAGCCTCGCCGGCTACACCCTGGCGGCCAGCCTGTTCATCACCGCCGGGATCAACGGCTGGTGGGTCTTCGCGGCGATCGTCCTTGCCGGCCTCTTCGTGAATTACCTGGTCAACCTGACCGGAGAACCGAGCGTCAGGTACGGCATCCCGTACGCGGTGATGGCCCGCAGCGGCATGGGCGTACGGGGCGCCATGTTCCCCGCGCTGGTCCGGGGCATCGTCGCGATCTTCTGGTACGGCGCGCAGACCTACTTCGCCTCCACGGCGGTGGCCCTGGCGTTGAACGCGGTCCTCGGCACCTCGGGCGGCCCGGAGGTGCTCGGCATGACCGGCATCGACTGGATCTCGTACCTGATCGTGGCGGCGATCCAGATCGTGCTCTTCGTCCGGGGTATCTCGTGGATCGAGAAGTTCCTCAACATCGCCGGACCCGCCGTCTACGTCGTCATGGTGCTGCTGCTGGTGGCGATCTGGGTGCAGGCCGGTGACGACCTGCTGCCCGCCGTCGGCAACATCTTCAGCAACGACGAGGTGCAGGGTTGGCGTGCCGTCACGGCGTTCCTCGGCGTCGTCGGCACGACGGTGGCGTACTTCTCCGCCGTCGTCATCAACTTCGGCGACTTCTCCCGGTTCTCCCGTACCCAGGGCGGCATGAAGATCGGCAACTTCACCGGCCTTCCGGTCAGCCTCGCCTTCTTCACCTTCCTGTCGCTGTTCATCACGGCCGGCGCGTACGTCGTCTACCAGGGTGGGGAGGGCGAGCCGCAGACCAATCCGGCCGCCATCGTCGGCCAGGTCGACAACACGGTACTCACCGTGGTCGCCGCCCTGACATTCCTGGTCGCGACGATCGGCATCAACCTGGTGGCAAACTTCATCCCGCCCGCGTACGACCTGTCGAACCTGTCGCCGCAGCGGATCAGCTTCCGGCGCGGAGGATATCTGACGGCGGCGTTCGGGTTCGTGATCGGCGCTCTCTGGGTCGCGGTGATCGACCAGATCGGCCTGCCGAAGTTCGTCGACACGCTCGGTGCCGTACTCGCACCGCTCTACGGCATCCTGGTCGCCGACTACTACCTGGTGCAGCGCCGGAACCTGCACGTCCGGGACCTCTACAGCATGGAGCCCGCCGGCCGTTACCACTACGTACGGGGCTGGAACCTGCGGGCGATCTGGGCGTTCCTGGTCGCCGCCGTCTTCTCGGTGGCCGCGGTCTGGGTGCCCTGGCTGGTCGAACTCAGCGGCTTCGCCTGGGCGATCGGCGCGATCATCGGCGCCGTGCTCTACGTCGCGCTGATGCGCTCGGCCCCGTCCAGCCCGCCCCGGACGCAGGTGCCGGCCGGTCAACCGTAG